The genomic segment TATGTGGCACTTTTACCCGTTAAAACTGTAGGTGTCATGGGTGATGCAAGGACATATCAACATATATGCGTACTTAGAGCTGTCACCTCTGTGGATGGAATGACTGCTGATTATGTAGATTTGCCTCATAGCATACTTGGACTTGTTGCAAGAAAAATTGTCAATGAAGTTCAAGGAATTAATAGAGTTGTATACGACATTACATCAAAACCACCTGCAACAATAGAAATGGAATAAGTAGTATATATATACTACTTTATATAAAGTGCGGACGGTACTTTAAATTTATAGATCCACGTGAGGATTTGTACTATTGTCAGTTTCCATGGATAAATCTGAAGATATTATATTCTCAATGCTTTCTGATTCTTTATGTTCCCAATACTCCCAGCCCTGCTTTACTATAATGCCAATCCCATCCTGTGCCATCCGAACAGTTGGTGTAATGATAAACGACGTAATTGCTTCAGCTAATGTTTTTAAGCAAAAATCTATCCCTATTAATGAAGTTAGAATTATTGCTTTTTTAAAATACTGATTAGGTGTAGCCTGATGCACCATTTCTATCCTATTATGTAGAAGATTCCCATTAGCTATTGCACCTGCTGTAACAAAAATAAATTTATTTTCGATTGCTACATATGTAGCCTTAAATAGTCCAAAAACACCAAGTTGACCAAAAAAGTTACCAATTTGATCAGCAACTACATTTTTAGTTAATCCTTCAACCGATGCTTGTATTAATAATTCCGCATCTGCATGTTGTATGGCAAATTCGAAATAATTAGTATCGGTATTATTTTGTATTTGTTTTTCTTTTGAAATTAAATTGTATACTCTTGAAGTAGGTTCACAAATATAATTTGATATTCTACTAACCTTTTCTAAATCTCCTCCATCTAGGCCATGATTAAAATTTGCATGCATACCAATTATAGAACTTTTACATATAGTTTTTGTTATACCACCATATATATTCCCTTCATCATATTTAATATGAGTACCTCCTATTTCATTTCCACTCCACCATGCTACTATACTAGAAGGAATTTTAGTCCAATCTCTTACTACTGCTTTTGCTATAGGATTAATTTGATATAAACGCTCCATAAATGGTTCAATAACTATATTGGCAATCGCCAATGGATATGACATAGTGATAAGTTCATCTAAATTTGGAACTCTAGCCCAAGACCATTCTAAATCACTTTTAAGTTGATCATACGCAATTTCATTCCCATTATGATTATAATATCTATTGTAACCAAATATTCCAAAAATAACAGGTATAGAGATCATTTTAGTAAACATACACTATTTTCATTTTTTAATTGTTCATTATATGTCCCGTAGTATACATAAAAATTCTTTAACTACATCATTTATCTAGTTTTGCTAGCACTGTTTTAGAAAAATAAATCCAACTAAATTGCCAAAAAAATCTGAGGAACCACCTCAATCTTAACGTAAATTACAAAACGACCGTAAAATCTGATAATAGGCAATTCTTACACCAAAAACAAAAAATTTTCCCTTTTTATCCCAAAATATCCCAAAATAATACTATTATATCCCATACAATTATGCTATATAATGAAGAGGTAAGGTATAGCCTAAAGTTTTTACTTGTATTTTTAGATAAATGAACAACGGTAGCACCATTTTTCTCTCAACTTATGAGGGTAAAATAGATGATAAAAATAGAATTTCCATTCCAGCAAGCTTTAGAAATATCTTGGAATATAAAGCTAGTAGGGAGATTTATGCGTATAGTTCTTTTATTAATGAGTGCATTGAGGTATGTACTTTTGAAAGAATAAGTAACTTACAAAATTTTTTAGAAGGTATGGAGCTATTTTCAGATAAAAGAGATGCAATTGCAACTGCAGTTCTTGCTGATTGCGTTCCTATGCAACTAGATTCAAAAGGTAGAGTATCACTCCCAGAAAGATTAGTTAATTTTGCAAAATTCAATAAAAAAGTATTTTTTGTGGGAAAAGGCTTAACATTTGAAATTTGGGACAAGGATAAATTTAATGCTTACTATAAAAAAGCGAGACAAATTGCGAAAGAAACCTCATTTTCGTCTCCAAAAATAAAAGAAATAGAATAAAAAACATGGAAAAACTTGATCATATACCAGTGCTATTAAATGAGGTTATTGAGGTATTAAACCCAACAAATGACAAAATATATGTTGATGCAACCTTTGGAGCTGGTGGCTATACTAAAGCAATATTAGAAAAAGCCAGTTGCAAGGTTATAGGTATAGATTGCGACCAAAGCACTGAAGTATATGCTAATAATTTCAAAAGCACCTTCGAAGATAGATTCAATTTTATAAATAAAAATTTTCAAAAAATTGATATAATTTTAAATGAGCTAAATATTAGCAAAATTGATGGAATTATTTTTGACCTAGGAGTTTCATCAATGCAATTAGACAACAGAGAGAGAGGATTTTCCTTTAGTGGTGATGGACCTTTAGATATGAGAATGGATAGTTCATTACCAACATCTGCAACACACTTAATTAATTCGTTATATGAAGAAGAGCTAGCCAATTTAATATATGAACTTGGAGGTGAGAGAAAATCACGCATAATTGCCAAGAATATTGTAAAATTTAGGCAAAAAGAAAAAATAAAATCCACCTCTGAATTAGTAGAAGCAATTGGAATAAAGAGGTATAGTGACAAACTTCACTTTGCAACAAAAACTTTTCAAGCAATTAGAATTGCAGTCAATAATGAATTAGAAAACATTGAATTAGCTTTGAACAAATTACCACCTTTGCTAGCGCCAGGAGGTATAATATGCGTTGTTTCATTTCATTCATTGGAAGATAGGATAGTCAAAAAATTTTTTACAGATTTATCTGCTAAAGAAAATTTTGAAAAAATAAATAAAAAAGTTATAACTCCTCTTTATAAAGAAATAAGAAACAATCCACGAGCAAGGTCAGCTAAATTAAGAGCTTTAAGGAAAATAGTATGAACTTAAAAATACCACTATTATTTATGATTTATAGCGCTGTGCTAATTGTCGCTATATCAACTTTATTTTTTATTAAATCAAAAGTTATAATTCAAAATAAGGAATTGAATTGGCTAAATAATCAAATTTCACAGGAAAAGAATAATATCCAAATACTTAAAGCTGAGTTTGCATATTTAACAACCCCTGAAAGAATTAATAAATTACAAAAAAAATATCTAAACCTAAAAAGTCTAGATAAAAATCACTATCAAACATTAGATGAGTAATGAGCAGTATAAAAATAATATACATAAATGAAAAATCTGATTGCGATGTCATTAAAACAAGTCATAGACGGGTACAAATTGTATTTTTCAGTACGTTCATAATATTACTTACATTGATATTAAGAATTTTTGATTTATCAATTTTTAGCTATAGTGATTTACAAAATATTCATGATGTTGAAACCAAAGTAAATATCAGAAATAATATTGTTGATAGAAATGGAATCATTCTAGCATCAACACTACCTACAGCATCAGCATACATATATCCAAAACATTTTACTAACTCAATTGAATCACTAAAAACTATCTCAAAAGTTATTGATATAAACATTACCGAATTAGAAAATAAGCTTGTAAAAAATACCCATTTTATATGGCTGAAACGTCATTTAACACCGTTAGAACAACAGAAATTACACAACTTAGGAATTCCAGGTATACATTTTATAAACGACCAAAAAAGAATTTATCCACATGGAAATTTATTTTCACATTTGGTGGGGCTCGTAGACATAGATAATAATGGTGTATCCGGTATAGAATCCTCTTTTAATATCGATTTAAATAACTCGACAAAACCAAATATTCAAACAAGCCTGGATGCAAGGGTGCAATATGCTGTAAAACAAGAACTAAGTGATGCGATAAAATTACATGATGCAATTGGTGGTACTGCCATAATAATGGACGTAAACACAGGAGAACTAATTAGTTCCGTTAGTTTGCCAGATTTTAATCCGTATGATATTAAAGAAATTTCAAATAAAAAATTATTTAACCAGGCAACTCTAGGCGTATATGAGATGGGATCAGTATTAAAACCTGTTACTCTAGCTATAGGCATAGATTCTGGTAAAATTAACCTAACAGATTCATTTGATGTATCCACGCCTATCAAAATTGGTAGTTATAAAATTGGAGATTATAGAGGTAAAGGTGGAATTTTATCAATTCCTGAAATTTTAATGTACTCATCAAATATTGGGGTTTCTCATATCATTAAAGAAGTTGGCATTGCAAAGCAAAAGGAATATTTTAAAAAATTGGGATTGCTAACAAAAATTAATGTTGAAGTTCCGGAAAAATCTAGTCCAATATTTCCAACCGATAGAAGATGGAAAGAACTTACTTCAATTACAATGAGTTTTGGACATGGCATATCTATAACTCCAATCCATCTAATTCAAACTTTTTCAGCCATAGTAAATAAGGGAATTCTTAGAAAGGCTACCATAATAAAGGATAAAAATAACCAAGATAATGGAATACAAGTATTTAAACCTCAAACCTCATTATTAATGAATAAAATCTTGAGATTAACTGCAACAAATGGCTTTGCAAAACAAGCTAATGTAGATGAATATTTAGTAGGAGCAAAAACTGGAACAGCAGAAAAGATTATTAATGGCAGATATAGTAAAAAAATAAACATAGCATTATGTGAAGCAGCATTTCCTATGAATGATCCAAAATATGCAGTTTTAATTCTTATTGATGAACCAAAACAAAATAGTATTAATCATGGTTTTGCAACAGGTGGTATGGTTGCTGCGCCAGTGGTCTCAAGTATAATATCTAAAATTGCTCCAATATTAGGTGTAGCACCAATGGACCATAATGACCCTAAAATCAGTAATGCACTTTATATCGACTATAAGCCGATGTATAAAAGATTTGCCAAACGTTAAAGTATAGCATAATTCAGATAGGTATTTATACAAATCACCTAAAATAACTTAACATTTAAATTGAGTCTTTTTGGTGATTTATTCACATCATCTTCGCCATGTATCCAAGGTGCATTAGGCTCAGATGCTATAAAATCTCTTAAAAATACTATCATCAAGTTATTTCATGACATCGCCATTCTTCGCTTATGTAGCCTTTACTGCACTTCGCTCATCATTCCTTGACACTACATACCTGCCCCCCCCTCCCGAGCCTATAGGTGGTGCTACGATATTTAGTTTTCTTTATTATCTTTTAAAATCTTCTTATCTAGTTCATACATCTTGTTTTCAAGACCCACCTTTTCTATGATGCCTAATTTATCTCCTATTACTGCAATCCATTTGATAAAGTGATTATTCGTTTCTTCTGCCATCTTCATTTGTTTTTCTGAACTTAATCCCTCTATAGTCTCCAAATTATGATATCTGTCCATTTGTTTAATGAACATCGCCTCCTTATCTCCTAGATTACTTAGTTTTTCTAAGGTTTGCTCCAGTGTTAATTTAATCCACACTCCATCCTCAAACCTTTTATTGGTTAGTCTATCCACTATTTCTGCTATCCTATGGTTAAACTCTTTTTCTATAATCTCCATTGTGCATTCTGAATCTTCAATCGCATCATGGAGTAACGATGCCACTATCACATCCGTTTTGCAATAATGTGTAGCTACCATTTCAGCAACTCTAAGAGGATGCCAATAAAATGGATGCTCCCCTGTTTTTCGCATCTGCCCAGAATGCCACTTTTTAGTAAAGGTGATTGCCTTTTCTATCACCTTCATGTTTAGCTTTATATCTTGCTCTTTACTTAGCGCCTCCAGTTTATTCAGCAATTCTGTACTATATTCGCATTTATTGCTAAATTGTTCATATTCGCCATCTAGCTCATATTTAAAATCTCCTTCCTCTAAAGCTGTGTCTTTCATTCTTGGTTCATCTGGATAGCTATCGTAAGCACCTCTTGCCTTCTCTAGCTTCTTCAAATAACTTAATGCCCAGATAAAGCCAATGACAACAGGTGTGCACAATACCCAAATTCCATAATAGCCAAACCATGCAGTAAGCGGAATTAGTCCGTAAGATGAGATTGCAAATCCAGTAGCACTTGCACATCCAAAAGTGGTTGCAACTGTTGTAAACCTCTTAGATACAGGAAAATGTCCAAACCATATTAACATTGGCATATATGTCATTAAGTCCACTCCTACCTGCAAAGCAAATATTACATTTTCACCTCCTAGAATATGGATATTTTCAAGGCAGTATGGAATAAATAATAAACTAGACATACACATAAAAGCAGATACCATCATTACTTTGATTGGATGAATAAATTTATATAAATATGTAAAAAAACCACATAAAATAACCAAAAAAATTGTAAATTTTAAATTGTGATTGATAACTTGTTCTGGAGTTAAACCTAAATTGCTCTTCATAAAATCACCTAAATATATGAATGCTATATAAAACCCGATGGATTTCGGTATCATATGAAAAAATAAGCATACCAAAGCTTTTTTATTTATCTTTTCATTTATACTGTATTTTGCGTCCAGCTGTTTTTGCACCTTCATCCTAGTTTGATAACTTATAAATTCTGGTGTTTCTCTTAGTCTTCTTCTTGCCACTAAACCTATTACTCCAATTGCTGCTCCTATCAAAAAAGCTAATCTCCAGCTATAACTGGAGGACAACACAAGTGATGCCACACCTAAGGCAAACAATCCTCCAGCTCTTGATGCTGCATCTATTGTTCCACTTGCCATATATTTAGATGGTGATTTTAGAGTTTCACATAAATATACATAAGCCCCCATTATCTCACCTAAAGATGAAAACCCTTGCAATATTCTGCATAAAAGTATCACAACTGTTGCCCATATCCCAACTTCTTCATAAGTTGGAAACAAACCCATTGTTAAACATGTTCCTGCCATCAAAAATGTTGTGATTAATACTGTATGTTTCCTGCCTATGGCATCTCCAATTCTTCCTATAACATAACCTCCAATGGGTCTTAAAGCAAATGTCATGCAAAAAGCAGTGACAGCAAGTAATTTAGCCATCATTGGGTCTGTCTTTGGAAAGAATAAGTCGTTTATAATCGTTGACAAATGCACATATAGCATTAAATCGAAGTATTCTAATAATGTGCCTATCGAAAGTAAAAAAACCGCCTCTTTTTGCGTTCTTGTGAGTTTTGTAGCCATGATTGTATTTCCCAATAACAATTTATGGCGTTAACGCTATTAGTTATTTTTTATTAATTCAAGCTTTTTATAGATTATGCAACTTTATTTTGTAATTTATCAGACGTATAGCATAATTCAGATAGTATTGACATCGTCATTCTTCGCTTATGTATGGTTTACCACACTTCGCTCATCAATCTTTGCCACTACCTATTTGACTCAAGCTATATTAGCGCAATATCGAAAGAGGTCTAATAAAAAAAACAGAGCAAAATTTGATTCTGCTCTGTTGATATTAAAGTCTAAACTAAATGGGAAATAAATATTAAAAATTTAATTTCACACCAGTCATAATCATATGACCTTTGTTATTATTTTCTTTATCAGCTTGAGACGCTTGATTCATCTTGAATGAAGAAAATTCAACATATGGCATCACACCTGGAGCAACTTTATAATCCACACCTATAACTGTATTTTTAAGTGTGTTATGTTTTTTATTCTCACCAACTTTTGCAATACCTTTTTTGCCTTGTAAGTGTGTTACACTTGCAGATAAAGGACCGTTAGCATAACCAACACCTGCTGTCCAGTAACTTGTTTTACCAAATTCAGGAGCATTAGCAGCGGTAGATGCACCATATTTACCCCAGTCACCATAAGAACCACCAACTGTGAATCCTTTATAACTTAGATTTGTACCAACTTCATAAGCTCTAAGGTTTTTCTTATTTTTCGCTTGATCTGCGTTACCATTCTCTTGATTTTTACCAAATTCGCCAACTACTGCAAATTTCACACCAACGTCTTTAATTTCACTTGTGTATGATAAACCTGTTTCAAATACATTTTTAAAACCAGCTGCTTCTTTATCTTTCACTACGCTAGTTACACTTGAAGCAGTACCATGAACCTTAGTATTAGGTGTGAAGGTTGCACCAAATCTAAATCCAGAAAATTCAGGAGTATAGTAGTTTATCTTAGCAGCATTAACGCCTCTTAGACCAAATGTACCTAGTTCATTTGTTGGAAGGTTAGCTGTTTGTAGAAACGCTGTTTTAGTTTTAACCTTTTTTACATCAGTAGGACTATTAGCATCATCTTGCATTGTATATTGATTCCAATAATATTGAGAATCACCATTAATACCACCTGTTGCACTTGCAAAAGTTCCTGCATTCACTTTCATTGATTCAGTAACGCCAGTGTAGTTACCCACTTCAACTCTACCATAGCCACTTTCTAAATATGCCATTACTTGCTCAGCAATGCTTTGCTTATCATCCTTATCAAACATTTCTTTTTTAGATTTTGAAGTGTTCGCATTAAGTTTGATCAAACCACCATACTTCAACCCTTCTTTAACTTCGCCTTTAATGTTAAAGTTAATATAAGCGTCTGCAGCAATATTATTATTTGATAACTTCTTACCTGTTGTAGAATCAAGATTATCATATCTAAATTTCTCTTTTTGACTATTATTAACAAATTTAGAATCAATAGAGCCATTCACTGATACTTCAGGAGTAGCCATTGCATTGGTTGTTGCAAAAGATGCAACTAATGCCGTTGTTATTAAAAACTTATTCATATCTTTGCTATTTATAAATTTATTATTTTATATAATGTATATTATTTGACGTAGGCTTTGAAGTAATATGACCTAAAACCCACAAAAAATATCTTAATTGTTGCATTTTCACCACACTAAATTTTACCTCGCACAAATTTTTTGTAGAATTGGTATAAAAGCAACTTCAGCTACAATATTCAATAATTGTTTTGATAATTATATCAATCATAGTTAATGTTCATATTTTAATACAATATAAAAAATGAACTTTAGCAATTTTAGCAATTATATATCAACTTTACAAAATGTGCTGATATATTTATCTATTCCAATATTTACAATTGTACTAAGCAGCATTGCGTTTAAATTTGTAGCTTTAAATTCCCATTCAAAAAGTATAATTCAGCATTTTAGTGCTGGTGTGGTATTTGCAGCTTTGGCAGTTGAATTAATTCCCGAATTGTATAGCACCCCATTTAAACTTCAATTAATAATAGGTTATGTTATTGGAACTGCTTTAATGCTAATTATACAAAAGGTATTTAGCAATAATCACTCTCATGACAGCAAGTCGACTACCTCACTATTAATTGCCGTAGCTATCGATGTTTTTATCGATGGATTACTAGTGGGAATAAGTTTTGCCATAAGTGTAGCGAAAGGGCTAATAATTAGCATTGCCTTATCATTAGAACTGCTATTTTTAATTTTATCAGTTGACGCAACTTTACAAAAATCTGGTAAAAATTTTCTTTCAATTTTAATAATAAACATTTGTTTTGCCATATTAGTATTTAGTGGTTCAGCTTTAGGGCTTACATTTTTGGATGCTTCAAAATCCACTTTAGTATTGATAACATCATTTGGCGCAGCTGCACTGCTATATTTAGTTACTGAAGAATTACTTAAAGAGGCGCATGAAGAAAAGGAAACAACAACCTCAACATCTATGTTTTTCTTGGGGTTTTTAATCGTCTTATTGTTAAAGTGATTCTGAAATCACAATAAGATCACAAGAGGTGATTCAAAAAGAATCCAGACAATTATAGCGTTCATTTTCAGCACTAAAGAATAAATTTAGTATATGTTGTTTTTATCATTTTATTTAGGGCAATATTTGTACTACTTATCCATATTTGAGATGGTGCTTTTTCTAATTCAAAAATCAAATTTTCTTTTCTCCTATCATCTAAGTGTGCAAATACTTCATCCAAAAGTAATATTGGAGCTATTTTGCTTTTATCATAAATAGCATATGATTGACCAAGCATCATCGATATAATCATAGATTTCTGCTCACCAGTGGAACATAAAGTAGCCACTCTGCACTTATCTCTATCTGACACTAGTAGGTCGCTTTTATGTGAACCAATACTGCACCTTTTTGATTTTGAGTCAATATTCCTTTTTTTTCGCAAATTATCTAAAATATATTCATAGACTTTAGTGGGATTTTCTTTCTTTAATTGCTCTTCTATTTCACCATAAGTCGTTATCGTTGGTTTGAGATAGCTGGTAGTTAAAGATTCTAAAAATGAGTTAATTATTTTAATGCATTCAATCCTATTATCAATTATTTTAAGGCTTAGTTCAGCTATGTTCATTTCGATTTGCTCGAGCCATTTATTATCCCAATCAATATCACATAATATTTTGGTGCGTGACTGAGCAAAATGTTCATATTTTAACAGATATTCTGCATGATTTGAGAAAAAATTATACGTCATTCTATCTAAAAATTTCCTTCGAATACCAGGAGATTCCAAAAATAAATTTTCCATTTGTGGTGTTAACCAAACAATTTTTAATAAATTTGAAATATCCGTTTTTTTAGTCAGTTCATTGTCGTTAACTCTGATTAACTTTTTACCGTTTGAATTGGTGTGGTTAAATTTACATCCCACTAGTAAATTATAGTCTAAATTTTGATTAGAATAATTTACTTTAACCGCCCACTGGGCATTTTGCTTATTAAAATTAGTTATGATGTCACTATTTTTTGAATTTCGAATACCCTTTGAAGCATTTAACAGGGATATAGCTTCCAGAATATTAGTTTTTCCACTGCCATTTTCTCCTAAAATTAAAATAAATTTCCCGTCTAACTTTATCTCTAAATTTTGATGATTTCTAAAGTTGTGTAATTCTAATCGAGAAATATATGATGATAAATCTTTTCTCATCAATAAA from the Candidatus Bandiella numerosa genome contains:
- a CDS encoding division/cell wall cluster transcriptional repressor MraZ, which translates into the protein MNNGSTIFLSTYEGKIDDKNRISIPASFRNILEYKASREIYAYSSFINECIEVCTFERISNLQNFLEGMELFSDKRDAIATAVLADCVPMQLDSKGRVSLPERLVNFAKFNKKVFFVGKGLTFEIWDKDKFNAYYKKARQIAKETSFSSPKIKEIE
- the rsmH gene encoding 16S rRNA (cytosine(1402)-N(4))-methyltransferase RsmH; the protein is MEKLDHIPVLLNEVIEVLNPTNDKIYVDATFGAGGYTKAILEKASCKVIGIDCDQSTEVYANNFKSTFEDRFNFINKNFQKIDIILNELNISKIDGIIFDLGVSSMQLDNRERGFSFSGDGPLDMRMDSSLPTSATHLINSLYEEELANLIYELGGERKSRIIAKNIVKFRQKEKIKSTSELVEAIGIKRYSDKLHFATKTFQAIRIAVNNELENIELALNKLPPLLAPGGIICVVSFHSLEDRIVKKFFTDLSAKENFEKINKKVITPLYKEIRNNPRARSAKLRALRKIV
- a CDS encoding peptidoglycan D,D-transpeptidase FtsI family protein produces the protein MSSIKIIYINEKSDCDVIKTSHRRVQIVFFSTFIILLTLILRIFDLSIFSYSDLQNIHDVETKVNIRNNIVDRNGIILASTLPTASAYIYPKHFTNSIESLKTISKVIDINITELENKLVKNTHFIWLKRHLTPLEQQKLHNLGIPGIHFINDQKRIYPHGNLFSHLVGLVDIDNNGVSGIESSFNIDLNNSTKPNIQTSLDARVQYAVKQELSDAIKLHDAIGGTAIIMDVNTGELISSVSLPDFNPYDIKEISNKKLFNQATLGVYEMGSVLKPVTLAIGIDSGKINLTDSFDVSTPIKIGSYKIGDYRGKGGILSIPEILMYSSNIGVSHIIKEVGIAKQKEYFKKLGLLTKINVEVPEKSSPIFPTDRRWKELTSITMSFGHGISITPIHLIQTFSAIVNKGILRKATIIKDKNNQDNGIQVFKPQTSLLMNKILRLTATNGFAKQANVDEYLVGAKTGTAEKIINGRYSKKINIALCEAAFPMNDPKYAVLILIDEPKQNSINHGFATGGMVAAPVVSSIISKIAPILGVAPMDHNDPKISNALYIDYKPMYKRFAKR
- a CDS encoding MFS transporter, encoding MATKLTRTQKEAVFLLSIGTLLEYFDLMLYVHLSTIINDLFFPKTDPMMAKLLAVTAFCMTFALRPIGGYVIGRIGDAIGRKHTVLITTFLMAGTCLTMGLFPTYEEVGIWATVVILLCRILQGFSSLGEIMGAYVYLCETLKSPSKYMASGTIDAASRAGGLFALGVASLVLSSSYSWRLAFLIGAAIGVIGLVARRRLRETPEFISYQTRMKVQKQLDAKYSINEKINKKALVCLFFHMIPKSIGFYIAFIYLGDFMKSNLGLTPEQVINHNLKFTIFLVILCGFFTYLYKFIHPIKVMMVSAFMCMSSLLFIPYCLENIHILGGENVIFALQVGVDLMTYMPMLIWFGHFPVSKRFTTVATTFGCASATGFAISSYGLIPLTAWFGYYGIWVLCTPVVIGFIWALSYLKKLEKARGAYDSYPDEPRMKDTALEEGDFKYELDGEYEQFSNKCEYSTELLNKLEALSKEQDIKLNMKVIEKAITFTKKWHSGQMRKTGEHPFYWHPLRVAEMVATHYCKTDVIVASLLHDAIEDSECTMEIIEKEFNHRIAEIVDRLTNKRFEDGVWIKLTLEQTLEKLSNLGDKEAMFIKQMDRYHNLETIEGLSSEKQMKMAEETNNHFIKWIAVIGDKLGIIEKVGLENKMYELDKKILKDNKEN
- a CDS encoding porin, coding for MNKFLITTALVASFATTNAMATPEVSVNGSIDSKFVNNSQKEKFRYDNLDSTTGKKLSNNNIAADAYINFNIKGEVKEGLKYGGLIKLNANTSKSKKEMFDKDDKQSIAEQVMAYLESGYGRVEVGNYTGVTESMKVNAGTFASATGGINGDSQYYWNQYTMQDDANSPTDVKKVKTKTAFLQTANLPTNELGTFGLRGVNAAKINYYTPEFSGFRFGATFTPNTKVHGTASSVTSVVKDKEAAGFKNVFETGLSYTSEIKDVGVKFAVVGEFGKNQENGNADQAKNKKNLRAYEVGTNLSYKGFTVGGSYGDWGKYGASTAANAPEFGKTSYWTAGVGYANGPLSASVTHLQGKKGIAKVGENKKHNTLKNTVIGVDYKVAPGVMPYVEFSSFKMNQASQADKENNNKGHMIMTGVKLNF
- a CDS encoding ZIP family metal transporter, which codes for MNFSNFSNYISTLQNVLIYLSIPIFTIVLSSIAFKFVALNSHSKSIIQHFSAGVVFAALAVELIPELYSTPFKLQLIIGYVIGTALMLIIQKVFSNNHSHDSKSTTSLLIAVAIDVFIDGLLVGISFAISVAKGLIISIALSLELLFLILSVDATLQKSGKNFLSILIINICFAILVFSGSALGLTFLDASKSTLVLITSFGAAALLYLVTEELLKEAHEEKETTTSTSMFFLGFLIVLLLK
- the recF gene encoding DNA replication/repair protein RecF (All proteins in this family for which functions are known are DNA-binding proteins that assist the filamentation of RecA onto DNA for the initiation of recombination or recombinational repair.), whose amino-acid sequence is MRKDLSSYISRLELHNFRNHQNLEIKLDGKFILILGENGSGKTNILEAISLLNASKGIRNSKNSDIITNFNKQNAQWAVKVNYSNQNLDYNLLVGCKFNHTNSNGKKLIRVNDNELTKKTDISNLLKIVWLTPQMENLFLESPGIRRKFLDRMTYNFFSNHAEYLLKYEHFAQSRTKILCDIDWDNKWLEQIEMNIAELSLKIIDNRIECIKIINSFLESLTTSYLKPTITTYGEIEEQLKKENPTKVYEYILDNLRKKRNIDSKSKRCSIGSHKSDLLVSDRDKCRVATLCSTGEQKSMIISMMLGQSYAIYDKSKIAPILLLDEVFAHLDDRRKENLIFELEKAPSQIWISSTNIALNKMIKTTYTKFIL